From Kineosporia succinea, the proteins below share one genomic window:
- a CDS encoding mechanosensitive ion channel family protein, with protein MDDLDIWTGLLVVAAASVACGLAAWSLTWLAAVFGRRHEQGSLIAIHRLCRHPFVVAVVAIALEVGLQSLPRVGDVWTRVAGIAVVLSLCWLIVRSLVVAEEILFWRLRMDVADNRRIRRLRTQITLVRRVLGVVVVLIGVAAVLMSIPQMRTFGASLLASAGIAGILAGLAAQTTLGNMFAGLQLAFTDAVRIDDVVVIEDEWGWIEEITLTYVVVHLWDERRLVLPTSWFTTNPFQNWTRNQARVLGSVILHLDFATPLEELRHYAHAVIDANPLWDRQAWVLQVADTTETTMVVRVLASAADGPAAWDLRCDIREALLTWLQRNHPQSLPVQRNLGPADYQVRDGVVTAQEAGIDTDARSARHEKPVPAPATAHLDLQTPDHSAEQDEDCEADERRPLGEASFSGTPDGHPPLESGSPLVGVPAARHEDAGAQVRQ; from the coding sequence GTGGACGACCTCGACATCTGGACCGGACTGCTCGTCGTCGCCGCCGCCTCGGTGGCGTGCGGCCTCGCGGCCTGGAGCCTCACCTGGCTCGCGGCGGTCTTCGGCCGCCGGCACGAGCAGGGCAGCCTGATCGCGATCCACCGGCTGTGCCGTCATCCGTTCGTGGTCGCCGTGGTGGCGATCGCGCTCGAGGTGGGCCTGCAGTCGCTGCCGAGGGTGGGCGACGTCTGGACCCGCGTGGCCGGCATCGCCGTGGTGCTCTCGCTCTGCTGGCTGATCGTGCGCTCGCTGGTGGTGGCGGAGGAGATCCTGTTCTGGCGGCTGCGCATGGACGTGGCCGACAACCGCCGCATCCGCCGTCTGCGCACCCAGATCACCCTGGTCCGGCGGGTGCTCGGGGTGGTCGTGGTGCTGATCGGCGTGGCCGCGGTGCTGATGTCGATCCCGCAGATGCGCACGTTCGGCGCCTCGCTGCTGGCCTCGGCCGGTATCGCGGGCATCCTCGCCGGTCTGGCCGCGCAGACCACGCTGGGCAACATGTTCGCCGGGCTGCAGCTGGCCTTCACCGACGCCGTGCGCATCGACGACGTGGTGGTCATCGAGGACGAGTGGGGCTGGATCGAGGAGATCACCCTGACCTACGTGGTGGTGCACCTCTGGGACGAGCGCCGTCTGGTGCTGCCGACCAGCTGGTTCACCACCAACCCGTTCCAGAACTGGACCCGGAACCAGGCCCGGGTGCTGGGGTCGGTGATCCTGCACCTCGACTTCGCGACCCCGCTGGAAGAGCTGCGGCACTACGCCCACGCGGTGATCGACGCGAACCCGCTGTGGGACCGGCAGGCCTGGGTGCTCCAGGTCGCCGACACCACCGAGACCACGATGGTGGTGCGGGTGCTGGCCTCGGCCGCCGACGGCCCGGCCGCCTGGGACCTGCGCTGCGACATCCGCGAGGCCCTGCTGACCTGGCTGCAGCGCAACCACCCGCAGTCGCTGCCGGTGCAGCGCAACCTCGGCCCGGCCGACTACCAGGTGCGCGACGGGGTGGTCACGGCCCAGGAGGCCGGAATCGACACCGACGCCCGCTCGGCCCGCCACGAGAAGCCGGTGCCCGCTCCGGCGACCGCCCACCTCGACCTGCAGACGCCCGACCACTCCGCGGAGCAGGACGAGGACTGCGAGGCGGACGAGCGCAGGCCGCTGGGCGAGGCGTCGTTCAGCGGGACCCCGGACGGGCACCCGCCGCTGGAGTCCGGCTCACCCCTGGTTGGTGTGCCGGCCGCGCGCCACGAGGACGCTGGGGCGCAGGTGCGGCAGTAG
- a CDS encoding AfsR/SARP family transcriptional regulator yields MKAGRPVSAGSPRQRALLALLALSVGVAVPPSRLVDLLWGESPPPAAGNTVQVYVSRLRRLLVTPGELPPLRTVSGMYLLDLPPEAIDSRRFEEASESGRSRLAAGDPVGAAHELRSALQLWRGNSLPDLAGVPGAAASVARLESLRQSTIADRIDAESLLGRHSRLIPELQDLLRRHPLNERFVGQLMTSLYWEGRQAEALAAYAQAAGRLGDELGIDPGPALRELHGRLLRQEVGPIAFVDETDAASSISPDLRSGRPVPVVRAAQASLLTQGGDSARSETEFGSRNLNSGLRGANPVLPGLEPGCSGANPGPPSRIPGPRTGERASSMSVGVIPAQSRPEPMAFRPGPGDLVDAAGEPGPNVPAVPGGPCGPGGSGGPCGSDGPDGPDGPGGPVVDRPGTGSPSAWIAPRRPALAPVVPRPPAHPGDHCAPILPGVPESGGIPVIGTKRTAFGAAFGSGTIGRGAELNTTLELLRRPDVRLVTVAGPGGAGKTRLAAQVVARRLADRGRESMPAPRVLVVPLHDGQDLAARLGRVLDGVPDTPGEPPLDAVCRALAGPPCLLVLDDLEPVHKPVVLALLAHVDGLRVLATARRPLGLPGEQVVGVGPLCLPWAGSGAGDVETVRSADAVRLFRDRARAVLPAFEVTEQNAAAVAALCRTLDGLPLALELTAARSRGSAPHEIGLDLDLENRLTEPGSALGAVLDWTVGRLDETERQVLGRLSLFSGGATLDAAEKVCGPVPGPGQVIDVIGRLADKNLLLIDETGRLGLLSPVRGHARRLMAAEPGHHERAADRHAAYFADFADTLPPLTDRWLDPAEGSRSTGGSGRAVEFDNLTSAAEHARDRDGEVFARLTVALLDQGPGTGRWDLGDDVPARLAQARAANPSPRTAARLAVAGSCLAFFGGNPRAAAEILDGAPTEGVSGTSTIRTALMRAVIERSRGRSEAALAGLEAVHEQLKTARRLPAPLWHAVVNAHADLLDDLGRTAQAIGHWQRSRHRAAAEGDPARLAYPLAMLAQAAQDRGETQLARVLITQARCAADSGGPAIRASVAAAGGVLHLRDGDQAQAVTALREALCEAHRGGRFFTLPRIAGLLGVAHAPADPERAAALLTVSASWCAQRSLVVAGRRERELIAAAEQNLTHAARPSSAVKRAAARGAAVPFGSLSGLLRLDPADVGPRRPIDLTAGDRVVHRQ; encoded by the coding sequence GTGAAGGCAGGGCGCCCGGTTTCGGCGGGCAGTCCCCGTCAGCGCGCCCTGCTGGCCTTACTGGCTCTCTCGGTGGGAGTGGCGGTTCCGCCGTCCCGTCTGGTCGACCTGCTCTGGGGCGAATCCCCGCCCCCGGCGGCGGGTAACACCGTTCAGGTCTACGTCTCGCGGTTGCGGCGACTGCTCGTCACCCCCGGTGAACTGCCTCCATTACGTACGGTATCCGGAATGTATCTCCTCGATCTGCCTCCCGAGGCGATCGACTCGCGCCGGTTCGAGGAGGCCAGCGAGTCCGGCCGATCCCGGCTCGCCGCAGGTGATCCCGTGGGTGCGGCCCACGAATTGCGTTCTGCACTGCAGTTGTGGAGGGGTAATTCACTGCCCGATCTGGCCGGGGTGCCCGGGGCGGCCGCCTCGGTGGCCCGGCTGGAGTCGCTGCGGCAGTCCACGATCGCCGACCGTATCGATGCGGAATCCCTTCTGGGGCGCCATTCCCGGCTCATCCCGGAGCTGCAGGACCTGCTACGGCGGCATCCGCTGAACGAACGGTTCGTGGGTCAGCTGATGACCTCGCTGTACTGGGAGGGGCGGCAGGCCGAGGCGCTCGCGGCCTACGCGCAGGCGGCCGGCCGGCTCGGCGACGAACTCGGTATCGATCCCGGTCCGGCCCTGCGTGAGCTGCACGGACGTCTTCTGCGCCAGGAGGTCGGGCCGATCGCGTTCGTCGACGAAACGGACGCCGCGTCGTCGATCTCGCCCGACCTGCGCTCCGGGCGGCCGGTGCCGGTCGTGCGGGCGGCGCAGGCCTCGCTGCTCACCCAGGGGGGTGACTCGGCGCGGTCGGAAACCGAGTTCGGTTCTCGGAACCTGAACTCCGGCCTCCGGGGCGCGAATCCGGTCCTTCCCGGCCTGGAACCGGGCTGCTCCGGTGCGAACCCGGGCCCACCGAGCCGGATCCCGGGACCGCGCACCGGGGAGCGAGCGTCCTCGATGTCGGTGGGGGTGATCCCGGCACAGTCCCGACCGGAGCCGATGGCGTTCCGGCCCGGCCCGGGCGACCTCGTTGATGCGGCCGGCGAGCCCGGCCCGAACGTTCCAGCCGTCCCGGGTGGACCTTGTGGACCGGGTGGATCGGGTGGACCTTGTGGATCGGATGGACCGGACGGGCCGGACGGCCCGGGTGGCCCGGTCGTGGACCGGCCCGGAACCGGTTCCCCCTCGGCCTGGATCGCGCCCCGGAGGCCCGCCCTCGCCCCGGTCGTCCCGCGTCCGCCGGCCCACCCGGGTGATCACTGCGCCCCGATCCTGCCGGGAGTGCCCGAGAGCGGCGGCATCCCGGTCATCGGCACCAAACGCACGGCCTTCGGAGCGGCGTTCGGCTCCGGCACCATCGGCCGCGGGGCCGAGCTGAACACCACGCTGGAACTGCTGCGGCGTCCGGACGTCCGGCTGGTCACCGTGGCCGGGCCCGGCGGCGCCGGCAAGACCCGCCTCGCCGCCCAGGTGGTGGCCCGGCGCCTGGCCGACCGGGGCCGCGAGTCGATGCCCGCGCCCCGGGTTCTCGTGGTTCCGCTGCACGACGGTCAGGACCTGGCCGCCCGTCTGGGCCGGGTGCTCGACGGGGTGCCGGACACGCCCGGTGAGCCTCCTCTCGACGCGGTCTGCCGGGCGCTCGCCGGCCCGCCCTGCCTGCTGGTGCTCGACGACCTCGAGCCCGTGCACAAGCCGGTGGTCCTCGCCCTCCTCGCCCACGTCGACGGGCTGCGGGTGCTCGCCACCGCGCGGCGTCCGCTGGGCCTGCCGGGGGAGCAGGTGGTCGGGGTCGGCCCGCTCTGCCTGCCCTGGGCCGGGTCCGGGGCCGGTGACGTGGAGACCGTGCGCTCGGCCGACGCGGTGCGGCTCTTCCGTGACCGGGCCCGCGCGGTGCTGCCGGCCTTCGAGGTGACGGAGCAGAACGCGGCCGCAGTCGCCGCGCTCTGCCGCACCCTGGACGGGCTGCCGCTGGCGCTGGAACTGACCGCCGCCCGGTCGCGGGGCAGCGCACCGCACGAGATCGGCCTCGACCTGGACCTCGAGAACCGTCTCACCGAGCCCGGTTCCGCACTGGGGGCGGTGCTCGACTGGACCGTGGGCCGGCTCGACGAGACCGAACGCCAGGTTCTGGGCCGGCTCTCGCTGTTCAGCGGGGGTGCGACGCTCGACGCGGCCGAGAAGGTCTGCGGTCCGGTGCCCGGGCCGGGCCAGGTGATCGACGTGATCGGGCGGCTGGCCGACAAGAACCTGCTGCTCATCGACGAGACCGGGCGGCTGGGTCTGCTCTCGCCGGTGCGTGGGCACGCCCGGCGTCTGATGGCCGCCGAGCCCGGGCACCACGAGCGCGCGGCCGACCGGCACGCCGCCTATTTCGCCGATTTCGCGGACACCCTGCCCCCGCTCACCGACCGCTGGCTCGACCCGGCCGAGGGCAGCCGGTCGACGGGCGGTTCCGGTCGGGCGGTCGAGTTCGACAACCTGACCTCGGCCGCCGAGCACGCCCGCGACCGCGACGGTGAGGTGTTCGCCCGGCTCACCGTGGCCCTGCTCGACCAGGGGCCCGGCACCGGCCGCTGGGATCTCGGCGACGACGTCCCGGCCCGGCTGGCGCAGGCCCGGGCCGCGAATCCCTCACCCCGCACCGCCGCCCGGCTGGCCGTCGCGGGGAGCTGCCTGGCGTTCTTCGGCGGCAACCCGCGGGCGGCGGCCGAGATCCTCGACGGGGCGCCGACCGAGGGGGTGTCCGGCACCAGCACCATCCGGACGGCGCTGATGCGGGCCGTGATCGAGCGCAGCCGGGGCCGCAGCGAAGCGGCCCTGGCCGGGCTGGAGGCCGTGCACGAGCAGCTGAAGACGGCCCGGCGCCTGCCCGCCCCGCTCTGGCACGCGGTGGTGAACGCCCACGCCGACCTGCTCGACGACCTGGGCCGCACCGCTCAGGCCATCGGGCACTGGCAGCGCAGCCGGCACCGGGCCGCGGCCGAGGGCGACCCCGCCCGGCTGGCCTACCCGCTGGCCATGCTCGCCCAGGCCGCCCAGGACCGCGGGGAGACACAACTGGCGCGGGTTCTCATCACCCAGGCCCGGTGCGCGGCGGACAGCGGCGGCCCGGCGATCCGGGCGTCGGTCGCGGCGGCCGGGGGAGTGCTGCACCTGCGGGACGGTGACCAGGCCCAGGCGGTGACCGCGTTGCGGGAGGCGCTGTGCGAGGCGCACCGGGGCGGGCGATTCTTCACCCTGCCCCGCATCGCCGGGCTGCTCGGGGTGGCCCACGCCCCGGCCGATCCGGAGCGCGCGGCCGCGCTGCTCACGGTCTCGGCGTCGTGGTGCGCGCAGCGTTCGCTGGTGGTCGCCGGGCGGCGGGAGCGGGAGCTGATCGCCGCGGCCGAGCAGAACCTGACGCACGCGGCCCGGCCGTCGAGCGCGGTGAAACGGGCTGCGGCCCGGGGCGCCGCCGTGCCGTTCGGGTCACTGAGCGGGCTGCTGCGGCTCGACCCGGCCGACGTCGGCCCGCGCCGTCCGATCGATCTGACGGCCGGTGACCGCGTCGTGCACCGTCAATGA
- a CDS encoding ATP-binding protein, with the protein MEQPMERLTPAELSRFFLFEKLNDDQLRWMSENGEVVRYPAGATVYSADEPATCFYMLVEGRQAMLKQVGDHEVEVSRSDRPGVYSGATWAWLTSAREATKSPFYGGSLRTLDESVFLRIPGEELAEVLKEWFPMAIHLLDGLFTGMRTSDAVVGQRERLTALGRLTAGLTHELNNPASAAVRATATLRERVAAMRGKLKHLASGKVDPDTLVKLAGLQEDAIEQSAKATSGKTKHLTPLAANDLEDEFSDWCDDHGVSAGWHLAPIWVAAGLDLEWLEGMADEIPPAHLEAGLKWITYALESEQLMAEIEDATDRIATLITAAKQYSQMDRAEYQQIDIHEGINSTLVMLGAKVRAGITLEKHYDKTLPAIPAYPAELNQVWTNLLDNAIHAMHDRPTRKLSISTGCEGEFVLVTVSDTGPGMTPEVQRRIFEPFFTTKPIGQGTGLGLDIVWRIVVNRHGGDIRVTSTPGEGTTFEVRLPLNAPRPAEIADQS; encoded by the coding sequence GTGGAACAACCCATGGAGCGGCTCACCCCGGCTGAGCTGTCGCGCTTCTTCCTGTTCGAGAAGCTGAACGACGACCAGCTGCGCTGGATGTCGGAGAACGGCGAGGTCGTGCGCTACCCGGCGGGCGCCACCGTCTACAGCGCCGACGAGCCCGCCACCTGTTTCTACATGCTGGTCGAGGGCCGTCAGGCCATGCTCAAGCAGGTCGGCGACCACGAGGTCGAGGTCTCGCGCTCCGACCGGCCGGGCGTCTACAGCGGCGCCACCTGGGCCTGGCTCACCTCGGCCCGCGAGGCCACCAAGAGCCCGTTCTACGGTGGCTCCCTGCGCACGCTCGACGAGTCGGTCTTCCTCCGGATCCCGGGCGAGGAACTGGCCGAGGTGCTCAAGGAATGGTTCCCGATGGCCATCCACCTGCTCGACGGCCTCTTCACCGGCATGCGCACCTCCGACGCCGTGGTCGGCCAGCGCGAAAGGCTCACCGCACTGGGCCGTCTCACCGCCGGCCTGACCCACGAGCTGAACAACCCGGCCTCGGCCGCGGTGCGCGCCACGGCCACCCTGCGCGAGCGGGTGGCGGCCATGCGCGGCAAGCTCAAGCACCTGGCCTCGGGCAAGGTCGACCCCGACACCCTGGTGAAACTGGCCGGGCTGCAGGAAGACGCGATCGAGCAGTCGGCGAAGGCCACGTCGGGCAAGACCAAACACCTCACCCCGCTGGCGGCCAACGACCTGGAAGACGAGTTCAGCGACTGGTGCGACGACCACGGCGTCTCGGCCGGCTGGCACCTGGCGCCGATCTGGGTGGCGGCCGGTCTCGACCTCGAGTGGCTCGAGGGCATGGCCGACGAGATCCCCCCGGCCCACCTCGAGGCGGGCCTGAAGTGGATCACCTACGCGCTCGAGAGCGAGCAGCTGATGGCCGAGATCGAAGACGCCACCGACCGCATCGCCACCCTGATCACCGCGGCCAAGCAGTACTCGCAGATGGACCGCGCCGAGTACCAGCAGATCGACATCCACGAGGGCATCAACAGCACGCTGGTGATGCTCGGGGCCAAGGTCCGGGCCGGCATCACGCTCGAGAAGCACTACGACAAGACGCTTCCCGCGATCCCGGCCTATCCCGCCGAGCTCAACCAGGTGTGGACGAACCTGCTCGACAACGCCATCCACGCGATGCACGACCGGCCCACCCGCAAGCTGTCGATCAGCACCGGCTGCGAGGGTGAGTTCGTGCTGGTCACCGTGTCCGACACCGGCCCGGGCATGACGCCCGAGGTGCAGCGGCGCATCTTCGAGCCGTTCTTCACCACCAAGCCGATCGGCCAGGGCACCGGGCTGGGGCTCGACATCGTCTGGCGCATCGTGGTGAACCGGCACGGCGGCGACATCCGGGTGACGAGCACACCCGGCGAGGGCACGACCTTCGAGGTGCGCCTCCCCCTGAACGCGCCGCGGCCGGCCGAGATCGCCGACCAGAGCTGA
- a CDS encoding MFS transporter — translation MNRPGESGATADTREALTGTDPGAVPDPPSDQQPPGDRQPLGDQQPPGDRPGTRTTRRPEPDDRPAGYRDVFGVKEFRALFAADLFSLIGDQVAAVAVAVLLYQDTGSPLLAAAGYATAYVPWLLGGPLLAAWAERFASRSVMVACDLSRALLIAIAAIPGLPSLAVAGLVFLAAMLAPPFDAARSALITQLLPGNKYPVGMSLRQAVHQVAQLSGFALGGALVLAMSAPGVLALNCLTFLASALLLRTFLTARPKAPTVDAAVASEPASPPGEDEEENDSPYRPRRGANAVPQQRLREDSPRVPNDAPSVPLPRREPAQAASSRLRLRGRRATDPRRSTGPGPDASSRTSIWRDLTDGLQLVRGDARIWFPLMLGIVGAAYAIVPEAIATAYATELGHGHGVVGLIMAAAAAGSVAGGLAIGRFAGPRAASRIMYPLALMGTVPLLVVALRPGLVVSLALFAVCGLGQAFQVVANTQFASNVPAEMRTRAFGIAIAGLYGGQSLAILVAGAAAQWLEPSTVIASSGLIGAVGVLLLPHLRPSVLVARGRHTNQG, via the coding sequence GTGAATCGTCCCGGCGAGTCCGGCGCCACTGCGGACACCCGGGAAGCACTCACCGGAACCGACCCCGGAGCGGTTCCCGATCCGCCCAGCGACCAGCAGCCGCCCGGCGACCGGCAACCACTCGGCGACCAGCAACCACCCGGCGATCGACCCGGCACCCGGACAACGCGCCGGCCGGAGCCCGACGACCGCCCGGCCGGATACCGGGACGTGTTCGGGGTCAAGGAGTTCCGCGCGCTCTTCGCGGCGGACCTGTTCTCGCTGATCGGCGACCAGGTGGCCGCCGTCGCCGTGGCCGTCCTGCTCTACCAGGACACCGGATCACCCCTCCTCGCCGCCGCCGGTTACGCCACCGCCTACGTGCCCTGGCTGCTGGGCGGGCCCCTGCTGGCGGCCTGGGCCGAGCGTTTCGCCAGCCGTTCGGTGATGGTGGCCTGCGACCTGTCCCGCGCACTGCTGATCGCGATCGCCGCGATCCCGGGCCTGCCGTCGCTCGCCGTCGCCGGCCTGGTGTTCCTCGCCGCGATGCTCGCGCCCCCGTTCGACGCCGCCCGTTCGGCCCTGATCACGCAGCTCCTGCCCGGCAACAAGTACCCGGTCGGGATGTCGCTGCGGCAGGCCGTTCACCAGGTCGCCCAGCTCAGCGGCTTCGCGTTGGGCGGGGCCCTGGTACTCGCGATGAGCGCGCCCGGGGTGCTCGCTCTGAACTGCCTGACCTTCCTGGCGTCGGCCCTGTTGCTGCGCACGTTCCTGACGGCCCGGCCGAAGGCGCCGACGGTGGACGCGGCGGTCGCCTCGGAACCCGCCTCACCTCCCGGGGAGGACGAGGAAGAGAACGACTCCCCCTACCGCCCGCGCCGTGGGGCCAACGCCGTGCCCCAGCAGCGGTTGCGTGAGGACAGCCCCAGGGTTCCGAACGACGCCCCCTCGGTCCCCCTCCCCCGCCGGGAACCGGCCCAGGCCGCCTCGAGCCGTCTCCGGCTCCGGGGCCGTCGCGCGACCGACCCGCGCCGGAGCACCGGACCGGGCCCCGACGCGTCCTCACGCACCTCGATCTGGCGGGACCTGACCGACGGGCTGCAGCTGGTGCGCGGCGACGCGCGGATCTGGTTCCCCCTGATGCTGGGCATCGTCGGGGCCGCGTACGCGATCGTGCCCGAGGCCATCGCCACCGCCTACGCCACCGAACTGGGCCACGGGCACGGGGTGGTCGGGCTGATCATGGCCGCCGCGGCCGCCGGCAGTGTGGCCGGAGGCCTGGCGATCGGGAGGTTCGCCGGTCCCCGGGCCGCCTCGCGGATCATGTACCCGCTGGCCCTGATGGGCACAGTTCCGCTGCTGGTCGTCGCGCTGCGCCCCGGCCTGGTGGTCAGCCTGGCCCTGTTCGCGGTGTGCGGTCTGGGCCAGGCGTTCCAGGTCGTGGCCAACACCCAGTTCGCCTCGAACGTGCCGGCCGAGATGCGCACGCGGGCGTTCGGCATCGCCATCGCCGGGCTCTACGGCGGGCAGAGCCTCGCCATCCTGGTGGCCGGGGCGGCGGCCCAGTGGCTCGAGCCGTCCACCGTGATCGCCTCCTCCGGCCTGATCGGGGCGGTGGGCGTCCTGCTACTGCCGCACCTGCGCCCCAGCGTCCTCGTGGCGCGCGGCCGGCACACCAACCAGGGGTGA
- a CDS encoding cryptochrome/photolyase family protein, with translation MSDQSAPSVVLFTRDLRVHDNPALHAAAGDGPVVPLFVLDPTILDGTFNRPNRARFLAESLADLDAALQKRGAALVVRRGVVADEVAAVVRETGARAVHMAGDASGFSHRREDRLREALDDCELHVHDDSLFVVPPGQITATGKTHMSVFSPYHRKWEKESRRSPLAAPRKLTMPPGLKTGKVPAATEISKGRTAPHMSAGGETEGRKLFKTWLDQRAEGYADDHDDLAGDRTSRISPYLHFGCLSPLEVVTRAWDVAPAFTRQVAWRDFHAQVLAANPRSTRDDLRPRHDRWRTGEDAEREFTAWKEGRTGWPLVDACMRQLVDEGWMHNRGRLVVGHFLCKTLYLDWRWGAQFFVDHLIDGDTANNTMNWQWVAGTGTDSRFNRILSVSSQAERYDPNGDYVRRHVPELSGIDGPEVHAPWKLDRDVRKQLDYPEPIVDVREGNDRFLAARGKK, from the coding sequence GTGAGTGACCAGTCTGCGCCGTCCGTCGTCCTCTTCACCCGTGACCTTCGCGTGCACGACAACCCGGCCCTGCACGCCGCCGCCGGTGACGGCCCGGTGGTGCCGTTGTTCGTGCTCGACCCCACGATCCTCGACGGCACGTTCAACCGCCCCAACCGCGCGCGTTTCCTGGCCGAGAGCCTGGCCGACCTGGACGCCGCCCTGCAGAAGCGGGGTGCCGCGCTGGTGGTGCGGCGCGGCGTGGTGGCCGACGAGGTGGCCGCCGTGGTGCGCGAGACCGGGGCCCGGGCCGTGCACATGGCCGGTGACGCGAGTGGCTTCTCGCACCGCCGCGAGGACCGGCTGCGCGAGGCCCTGGACGACTGCGAGCTCCACGTCCACGACGACTCGCTGTTCGTGGTGCCGCCCGGTCAGATCACCGCGACCGGCAAGACCCACATGTCGGTGTTCTCGCCGTACCACCGCAAGTGGGAGAAGGAGTCGCGGCGCTCGCCCCTGGCCGCGCCGCGCAAGCTCACGATGCCGCCGGGGCTGAAGACCGGGAAGGTGCCGGCGGCGACCGAGATCAGCAAGGGCCGGACCGCGCCGCACATGTCCGCCGGCGGTGAGACCGAGGGCCGGAAGCTGTTCAAGACCTGGCTGGACCAACGGGCCGAGGGCTACGCCGACGACCACGACGACCTGGCCGGCGACCGCACCAGCCGGATCTCGCCCTACCTGCACTTCGGCTGCCTGTCGCCGTTGGAAGTGGTGACCCGGGCCTGGGACGTGGCCCCCGCCTTCACCCGGCAGGTGGCCTGGCGCGACTTCCACGCCCAGGTGCTGGCCGCGAATCCCCGCTCCACGCGCGACGACCTGCGCCCGCGGCACGACCGCTGGCGCACCGGCGAGGACGCGGAGCGGGAGTTCACGGCCTGGAAGGAGGGACGCACGGGGTGGCCTCTGGTGGACGCCTGCATGCGTCAGCTGGTGGACGAGGGGTGGATGCACAACCGCGGGCGCCTGGTGGTCGGCCACTTCCTGTGCAAGACGCTCTACCTGGACTGGCGGTGGGGCGCGCAGTTCTTCGTCGACCACCTGATCGACGGCGACACCGCCAACAACACGATGAACTGGCAGTGGGTGGCCGGGACCGGCACCGACTCCCGGTTCAACCGGATCCTGAGCGTGAGCTCGCAGGCCGAGCGCTACGACCCGAACGGCGACTACGTGCGCCGCCACGTGCCCGAGCTCTCCGGCATCGACGGGCCCGAGGTGCACGCACCCTGGAAACTCGACCGCGACGTCCGCAAGCAGCTGGACTATCCGGAGCCGATCGTGGACGTGCGGGAGGGCAATGATCGTTTTCTCGCCGCTCGCGGCAAGAAGTAG